The sequence TAATCCTGCGAATTAGAAAGAAGCAGACGACACAGGTGACGATAACTTGTGTCGTCTAACATATCAGCCCAAATGATCACTAACCGTCTGCGACCAACACTCATATCTTGGGTGTTGATATAGAAAAAAACCACTAATGGTGTAACGATTGGATTCAAGACCAAGGTGAATTTTTCCATGGCAGTTTCATCCACAGAAGTAAGCTGACTCTTGTCTCCAAAAACTATCCTACCTTCCCCATCACGACCCAAGCTGAATCGACAATACCAATGTTTTAATTGCCAAAACTGATAAGAGAAAAACGTCAGAGTCAAACACGCAGCGCAATATTTAATACTCAGGTAGATAAGATTATCTAGAGGAGGCCAGACGAGAAATGAGCTTAAGCAAACACTCGCTAAAACGACCAACGCGAGACGCTGGTCGAAGGAAGGAGTTAGTCTAAAACTATGGCGCCGGTCTGCCACGGACAAGTATGACCATCTCGGCCAATTCAGGGTCGGGACACTGTTCATGACCCATAAACCAAGCAAATAACTCAGGATCTTCCCCTTCGAGAAGTCTGACAAAAATCCCTTTGTTCTTAACTGATAACTGCTCGTAGTGACTCTCGACAAAAGGTTGAAAAAGAACGTCCAACTCAAGCATACCCCGTCGGCATGCCCATCTCACTCTCGATATTTTCATTGGTTCAGACACGCATTTGACTCCTAGGTCTCGTTATGGAGCTAGTGTAACCTTAGTTGTGATTTGAGTCGATGAAATCACCATTTACACTCAAAAGTTCTGCACCTGTGCACCTATCCTAATCAGTCTACCAGATAAATTTTTTCTGTATCTTTAGCCGACCTATAAAAGATGCTGAACTTGCGCATCCCGGCCTTCAAACAAGTCGGTGAAATCTGTTTCCAATAGACGCTTTACTGCCGGATGCTGGATCATTCGCTCGGCAAACATGACATGGTATACCTCTTTAATGTCGGTAGTTTCACCTAACAAGTGCATATCATGGGACAAGATATCTTGTTTGTAGATAGAGGGGGCCACGAAGATCCCTTGCTTGAAATATCCAAAAGCCTTCATCATGGCCGCATCATCGAATTCGCCAAGAATATTGACGTTGAGTCCATTTTCATCGAACCAGTGATGTAGCTGTTGGCCAAGGGAAGTTCGCTTGCCCGGAATGAGTAACTTACCTTGCTCTAAGCACTCAGGAAACGGCTTGTCATACTTCTCGGCAGAGAAAAAAGCGACTCCACATTCGCCTAACTTCTTAGATAAGATCTCAGGGTATTTAAGCGACTCTCCAGCGCAATCAGACAGAATCATATCCAGCTTGTGTTCTCTTAATCTTGTCATCAAGTTTTCGTGTGTAGCCTCGAAACAGGCCAGATGCATGGACCCATCGCTGGGTACAACCGAAAGTAAGACTCTACTTGCTAAGGCTTTAGACAAGGCATCCGCAATACCAACCTCGAACAGAATATTCTCATCTTTCTGGTAATTAAGCAGATCTAGCATCTCATAGCTGAGGCTAAACATTTTATCGGCATAACGAAATACCAGTTCTCCTAGCTCTGTAGGCTCTAGGCTTCGACCCACTCGTTTAAATAGGCTCCCCTTAAAACGAGTTTCGAGAACCCGGATTTGTCCAGTAACAGTTTGTGGTGTGAGGCACAAAGCCTCAGCAGCTTTCGCCACCGAGCCCTTTTTATGTACCATCCAAAAGTAGTAGAGGTGGTTATAATTCAGATGTGACATATATGCTCTAACCTGATCCCATTATAAATGATAGAACAAGTGTGATCACTTGAGTCTCTGACAATCCATCAAGCTATACATCACCGTATTTAGTGACTCTACATCTTGAATCGTTCCGGCAGAGAAAGCTTCAGCGAGTCCGTCAACTAACACCTGCCTATCGGGAATACGGCTCTCACAATAAGTACGGTTAGCCTCTTGAAAGCGTTTCCCCCCCCTATATTTGAGAGCCCTGGACTCGTAGCTGTCAGTTTCAATTCGCGCCCCTGTTGCATTAGGCTTATACATCATGGCGCCATCTACAACGCCTTCGAGGTAGTGTTGACACACCACACTCTC is a genomic window of Shewanella psychrophila containing:
- the nhaR gene encoding transcriptional activator NhaR encodes the protein MSHLNYNHLYYFWMVHKKGSVAKAAEALCLTPQTVTGQIRVLETRFKGSLFKRVGRSLEPTELGELVFRYADKMFSLSYEMLDLLNYQKDENILFEVGIADALSKALASRVLLSVVPSDGSMHLACFEATHENLMTRLREHKLDMILSDCAGESLKYPEILSKKLGECGVAFFSAEKYDKPFPECLEQGKLLIPGKRTSLGQQLHHWFDENGLNVNILGEFDDAAMMKAFGYFKQGIFVAPSIYKQDILSHDMHLLGETTDIKEVYHVMFAERMIQHPAVKRLLETDFTDLFEGRDAQVQHLL
- a CDS encoding succinate dehydrogenase assembly factor 2, with amino-acid sequence MKISRVRWACRRGMLELDVLFQPFVESHYEQLSVKNKGIFVRLLEGEDPELFAWFMGHEQCPDPELAEMVILVRGRPAP
- a CDS encoding protein YgfX, coding for MNSVPTLNWPRWSYLSVADRRHSFRLTPSFDQRLALVVLASVCLSSFLVWPPLDNLIYLSIKYCAACLTLTFFSYQFWQLKHWYCRFSLGRDGEGRIVFGDKSQLTSVDETAMEKFTLVLNPIVTPLVVFFYINTQDMSVGRRRLVIIWADMLDDTSYRHLCRLLLSNSQD